The Polyangium mundeleinium genome contains the following window.
CGCGTCGCGCGGCCTCGTAGGCGCGCTTCGCTTCTTCCTTTTCCTTGACGACGGCCTCGACCGTTCGTGCGCCGATGCGAAAACGCATCGTGTGCACCGACGCCTCGTGCGGGAGCGGGAAGAGGTATTCGGCCTCGATGGGTCCGCCCGTCGTGTTGCGAAAACGCTGCTTCAGCGTGACGCTCGCGACGGGGCCGTTGATCGTGGCCTCGACGTCGGTGTGTTCGAGCGGCAAAGGCGTGCCGCTCGACGTGCGCATGCTGCCCTGGGTGATTCGGTCGGTCGTGGGATCGGTCATGGCGGGCCGAGGCAGATGCTACACCGATCGGCGCGTCGTTCTACCGATCAAGACGTGCGCCGCCCCGGATCGAGCGCGCAGAGCGAGGCGACGAGCGAGGTGAAGCCAGGCGCGCGCTCGTCGGCCGAACGCGACGAGCGTGGTCCGTCCTCGGGCGAAAGCAGGTGCTCGGCCGCGGGCAATCGATACCCCGAGCCGAGCGCAACCGCGCGCAAGAGCTCCGAGGCGTCGTCGCGCCGCTCCTGGTCCCAGTCCGTCTCCACGATGTGCACGAGCAGCTCCGCTTGCAGCGGCACGTCGCCGATCGCGAGCGCCTCGGCCAGCGTGGCCCAGCAAAAATCGGCCGAGCTCGCCTCGCCGAGCTGCGCGCAGAGCCTCGCCACGCGCGCGGCGAGCCGCACGTCTTCGAGCGTGCCGGGGCGCGACCGCCATTTGCGTTCGAGTTGCCCGAGCACCACCTCGGCGAGCGCGCGCGCTTTCGAAGCGTCACCAAAACACGCGAGCACCTCGGCGCGGCGCAGCTCGAAGACGAGCCGCTCCGCCTCGCTGGCCTCCACAGTGTAACGCGCCGCGAGCGCGAGCGCCTCGTCGGGGCGGCCGAGGTGGCAAAGCGCGGAGAGCGCGGCCTCCTTGCGGGCCCATTCGAGCGCGGGGGGATCGGTCACGCCGCGGCGCGAGACGAGCGCGAGCGAGACGACGTCCTCGAGCCTGCGCGCCGCGAGCAGCGCCGAAAGCGCCTCCGTCGCCGACGCGAGCGCGATCGTCCGCGCCGCGGCCGGCTCCAGCGCGAGCACGCTCTCCCATTGCGCGCGTGACACGCGCAAGAGCCCCGCGCCGATCTCCGCACCGAGCCCGAGCGAACGCACGCGCCCGAGGTGCAAGAGCGCCTCATCGAGGCGACCTGCCGCGCGCTCCGCGGCGCCGAGCCCGACGAGCGCGGAGACGGCGAACGCGAGCGCCTCGGCCGATCGTTTCTGCCGCGCGATCACCGCATAATAGCGAACCGCGGCCTCTGCGATGCGGCGCGCGTCCTCGTGCCTGCCGAGGTGCCCCGCGACGATCGTGGCCTCCTCGAAGCACGGGGCGAGCGCCGCGGGCCGCTCCTCGCGGCTCTGCGCGAGCGCCCGGGCGAGCGCCTGCGTGATCGCCCCCGACCATGCGGCGAGCTCCCATCGAACGGCGCGGCCGCGAAGGCTGAGGAATTCATCGACGACGAATCGATCGTCGACGCCCGAGCGCGCCGCGGGCGAGCGCTGTGCAGCAAGGTTCATGCGAGCCTCGTTGAAAACGCGTGCGTCCGCGCGCCGCGCAGCGCGGGCAGCCGGCGCGTCCGGCCCGCCCTCGCCGCGTCCCTCTTCCGAGCCGCGGTACGTCTGCTTTCTTTAATGGATCGCCCGGCGCATTTCAATGAACGATGCCCTGCACGCGGACATTGTGTGTCCGAGGATGGCCCGTGCCCCCGGCGCTGCTAGCCTCGCCGCACGATGGCCTCGAAAGACCTCTTCGAACCGCTCACGTTTCGCAACGGCCTCACGGCGCGCAATCGCATCGCGCTCGCCCCCATGACGAACCAGCAGAGCCACGCCGACGGCACGCTCTCCGACGACGAGCTCCGCTGGCTCGCCCTGCGGGCCGAAGGCGGCTTCGGTGTCGTCGCGACGTGCGCCGCGCACGTCACGCTCGACGGCCAGGGCTGGCCCGGCGAGCTCGGCATCTACGACGACAAGCTCTTGCCGGGCCTCACGCGCCTCGCCGCGGCGCTCCGCGAGCGCGGCACCGTCTCCATCGTCCAGATCTTCCACGGCGGCGCCCGCGCCGACGCGAGCGTCACCGGCACGCGCCCGTGGAGCGCGAGCGAGATCGAAGGCGACCCCGCGAACCCGCGCGCCGCCACGCCCGAGGACATCCAGCGCGTGATCGCCGCCTTCCGCGACGCCGCCGTACGCGCGCACCGCGCGGGCTTCGACGGCGTCCAGCTCCACGGCGCGCACGGCTACCTCCTCGGCCAGTTCCTCAGCGCGACCGGCAACAAGCGCGACGACGCCTACGGCGGCTCCTTCGAGAACCGCGCGCGACTCCTCCGCGAAGCCACGCGCGCCGTGCGTGCCGCCGTCCCTGCTTCGTTCCTCGTCGGCGTGCGGATCTCGCCCGAAGACTGGGGCCAGGCGAAGGGCCTCGACCTCGACGAGAGCCTCACGCTCACGGGCTGGCTCGGCGACGACGGCATCGACTTCCTCGGCGTCTCGCTCTGGGACAGCTTCGCCAACACGAAGAAGCGCCCCGCCGAGCATCCCATCCCGCTCTTCCGCCGCGCTCTCCCGGCGAACGTTCCGCTCTTCGTCGCGGGCAAGATCTGGACGCGCGCCGAGGCCGAGTCGCTCCTCGCCCTTGGCGCCGACGGCGTCTCGCTCGCGCGCGCTGGCATCCTGAACCCCGACTGGCCGCTCCGCACGCGCGACGCGGCGTGGGAGCCCCGCCGCCCTCCGATGAGCGCCGAGGACCTCCTCGAACGTGGCCTCAGCCCGAAGTTCGTCGACTACATGCGGCGCTGGAAGGGTTTTGTCGCTGACGAAACGCGTTAGAGCGCTGCGCCAAAAGAACGCTCGCGAGGGCGCGGGGAAGAAGGGGTCCCGGAACCCGCGCCCCCGCGAGCGGCGTGACACACGGCGGTCGACCAACGAACCGCCGTGCCACGACATCCCTTCTAAACCACCTCGGATGCTTTTGCAACTCTATTGCATTGGTCCGTTCGCTTGACGCGACGCCCCTCTCTTTCCAAGATGCCCGGGCGATGCGGGCCCCGCGATCCTCCGAGGTGAAACGGTATGCGGCGATGGCCGCCGTCGCGATCGCCTCTGGCCTCGGCATCACGTGGCTGCTCCTGCCGCCCGCGCCCGAGGCCCCCGTCGTGCATCCCACGCCCGAGCTGCGCGTCGCCGGCATGGCCGTGCCGATGCAGGGTGATCCGGTCGCGAACGCGCTCGACCTCGTGCGCAGGTACGCCTCCGGCGAGATCACGATCAAGCTGCCCGACGGCACAGGCCGCAAGATCCGCCGCGGCGCGCTCGGCGCCGAGATCGACCGCGTCCGCCTCGCCGGCTTCGTGCGCGAGGCGGTCCGCCCCGACAGCCCCCTCCGCCGCGCCCACGACGCGACGAACGCCGGCAAGCCGCTCGACGTCCCCTTGCCGCTCATCCTCGACGCCGAGGCCGCCGTCGACAAGCTCCTCGCGCTGAAGAGCGAGCTCGACGCGGCCGCGACCGACGCCTACGTCGACCTCGCCCAGAAAAAACTCGTCCCCGAGAAGGACGGCCATCGGCTCGACGTCTACGGCACGATCGCGCGCATCGACGCAGCCTTCCGCCAGGGCGCGGACGAGGTCGCGGCCTCGGTGGAAAAAGTCCCGCCGAAGCGCCGCGCCGAGCAGATGGGCAACGTCCAGTTCGGCCACGTGCTCGGCTACTTCGAGACGCGTTACACGCAAGGCGAGCGCACGCGGGACCGCACGTACAACCTTCGCCTCGCGGCCTCGAAGCTCGACGGCACCGTGATCATGCCCGGCGAGATCTTCGACTTCAACGACGTCGTCGGCCCACGCGACGAGGCGCACGGCTACCGCGTCGCGACCGTCATCGCGCAAGGCGAGCTCGTCGACGGCCTCGGCGGCGGCACCTGCCAGATCTCCGGCACGCTCCACGGCGCAGCCTTCTTCGCGGGCCTCGACATCGTCGAACGGTACCCGCACTCGCGGCCGAGCTCCTACATCAAGCTCGGCCTCGACGCGACCGTCGTCTACCCGACGATCAGCTTCCGCTTCCGCAACCCCTTCGACTTCCCGATCGTCCTGCACGAGACGGTCTCGGACGGCGTCGTGCGCGCCGAGATCCTCGGCCCCGAGCGCCGCCACACGGTCACGTACTTCCGGCG
Protein-coding sequences here:
- a CDS encoding VanW family protein, which encodes MRAPRSSEVKRYAAMAAVAIASGLGITWLLLPPAPEAPVVHPTPELRVAGMAVPMQGDPVANALDLVRRYASGEITIKLPDGTGRKIRRGALGAEIDRVRLAGFVREAVRPDSPLRRAHDATNAGKPLDVPLPLILDAEAAVDKLLALKSELDAAATDAYVDLAQKKLVPEKDGHRLDVYGTIARIDAAFRQGADEVAASVEKVPPKRRAEQMGNVQFGHVLGYFETRYTQGERTRDRTYNLRLAASKLDGTVIMPGEIFDFNDVVGPRDEAHGYRVATVIAQGELVDGLGGGTCQISGTLHGAAFFAGLDIVERYPHSRPSSYIKLGLDATVVYPTISFRFRNPFDFPIVLHETVSDGVVRAEILGPERRHTVTYFRRIDAILPFEEVERQTPKLPEGMRVLAQRGIPGFKTTSSRVVRDGAHAHRYKWSDSYPPTAQIINVGTGPKELDVKAKDDDHLEYVVDDYLVVTQGPDIRTPGVTEPQPGGGTIENREPGQASKPGYYEKLGFSHYRSKNTEGASASEGEAPVTQPASAEPKDGDKSKKPEDDKGKKKKRKKKKPASESGT
- a CDS encoding NADH:flavin oxidoreductase; amino-acid sequence: MASKDLFEPLTFRNGLTARNRIALAPMTNQQSHADGTLSDDELRWLALRAEGGFGVVATCAAHVTLDGQGWPGELGIYDDKLLPGLTRLAAALRERGTVSIVQIFHGGARADASVTGTRPWSASEIEGDPANPRAATPEDIQRVIAAFRDAAVRAHRAGFDGVQLHGAHGYLLGQFLSATGNKRDDAYGGSFENRARLLREATRAVRAAVPASFLVGVRISPEDWGQAKGLDLDESLTLTGWLGDDGIDFLGVSLWDSFANTKKRPAEHPIPLFRRALPANVPLFVAGKIWTRAEAESLLALGADGVSLARAGILNPDWPLRTRDAAWEPRRPPMSAEDLLERGLSPKFVDYMRRWKGFVADETR